GGGAGCTGGGCATAAACGCAGACCGCTGAAACTAAAAGAATAACACATAACTTAAGACGCATAACTTTACCTCCCTTGTTAAATTATAAAAGCATAATACTCAGCTTACCACATTTTGAGTGTTGATTCAAGGGGAATATATTTGAGGCAAAAAAAGGTGTGCGACATTATTTTTTGGCAAAGCTCTTTAATGCCGAATCTATCCGCTTGCTCTCCGCCTCCGGCGGACTCCACGCACGGCTCTGATTGTCGTTAGTATTACGCAGCGATTTCACAAAACGAGATATTTAAACCGAGCCACGCATGTAGGCCCGCCGCAGGCGGAGAGCCTGTCCGCCGAAGGCGGAAAATAAGTGGACAAAAGGACGCAGAGGAAAAATATTTAATCCACAATAAATGGGTAACTGTCCCTATTTAAACTTGCTGGACTTCTGGAGGTAAATCGAACGGGCAGAGGCAAATCTAACACATATAAAACCGGTACAAAAATGAGACCGGTTCAAAAATCGGACTGGTCTAAAAACTGCACCGGTAGTGGTCTAAAAATGAGACCGGTTCAAAAATCGGACTGGTCTAAAAACTGCACCGGTAGTGGTCTAAAAATAGACCGGTTCAAAAACCAGACCGGTCTAAAAACTGTACCGGCAGTGGTCTAAAAATTAGACCGAAACCGGTTCAAAAATTAGACCATAAAAGAATAAGAAAAGAAAAGAGTAATGTGGCCGAGCCTTCCGGATACACTTTTGTGCTGAAGGGAGGGAAAGATTACTCACTTCCAAAAGCCAAACTCGAAAAGCATCAAAAAACGTTCACAGCAGTGTGGGAGAAAATCCCACACCCCCAGCGTCTAACTGTGGGAAAAACTTCCCAAAGGTGTGGGAAAAACGTTCACAAAAGTGTGGGAGAAATTCCCACGTAAAAGAAAAGAACTATTAAAAGAGTAATGTGGACGAGCCTTCCGGATATGCTTTTGTGCTGAAGAGCGGAAAAATTATTCACTACCAAAAGCCAAACTCGAAGAGTATGAAAACACTTTCACAACTGTGGACACATATAATCCACAGGTTACACGGAGGTTTTTTGACAGGATTTACAGCCCCGAACCACTTTGGCTGCGGGGCAAGGATCTACAGGATTTTTGAATATGAGAGGCAGCCGCTAATCTACACTAATTTTTCACTAATGATTTTGCAACGAGCTACTCTGCCACTCAGCCACTCTGCCACTCTGCCACGAGCTACGAGCTACGAATCTATCCGCTTGCTTTCCGCCTTCGGCGGACAGGCTCGGTTTAACTCTCTTTTACATCAGAGAAAGCATTTTCATAAATGAGGTGGAAAGCTCTATGCCGGCAAGTACGCTGCCACCGCAATACATAATCCTGCTCTGATGTTGGAGATATTTTTTTTGACAGAGCCAGTCCGCCTGTGACGGAGAGTTACCGGAGGAAACGGAGGGGGATAATTCTTCAGCCGCTAATCAGCACTGATTTTTTACTGATAATTGGCATTTTGCCACAAAAAATTGCCGCACACTCAGCAGTTCTGCTTTCTAAACTTTAACGGCGAAATGCCAGTTTGCAGCTTAAAATATCGTGAGATGTGGTTGGCATCATCAAATCCCATGGTGTAAGCGATCTCAGCGACAGGCATATCCGTCTCTGTGAGCATTTTTTTCATTAAGTTTGTTCTCACCCTTTTTATTTCATCATAGACGCTCCTGTTCAAAATTCGTCTGAAACGCCTCTCAAGGCTTCGCCTGTTCACACATACAGCTTCAGCTACATCACTTACCTGTATGTTTTCTCTGCTGTGCTGGGAGATAAAATGCAGAGCAGCGGCGAGGTCTTTATCGTGTATTGCTTTTATATCCGTTGAGGCCCTTGAGATCACCCTTTCAGGCTCCACTGTAATAAAATCTGTTGGCGATTGTCCGGTTTTGATCAGCCTGTCCAGCGTTCTTGCGGCCTCGTATCCGGCTTTAGTTATGTTGAGAGAGATGCTCGAGAGCTCAGGGGATACCATTTCGCATATCATATCGTCATTATTAACGCCCAATATTGATAATTCCTGCGGTATTCGCACGCCTGCAAGCTTGCAGGCCTCTATAATGCTCGCCCCGCGGACATCGT
This window of the Sedimentisphaera salicampi genome carries:
- a CDS encoding DNA-binding transcriptional regulator encodes the protein MQQTKRIALLIETSTSYGRALIRGILQYANVAASWVFYNEPRGIADALPNLSGENLDGIIMRDTAENMKLLNYNLPTVVSIRYENKVEGVPNIVSDCEAIGKMAADFLMERNYSNFAYCGFEDMPWSVQRREAFIKNLPDYKKISTYQDRSGSLDYESKLQRLAEWLISLPKPAALMACNDVRGASIIEACKLAGVRIPQELSILGVNNDDMICEMVSPELSSISLNITKAGYEAARTLDRLIKTGQSPTDFITVEPERVISRASTDIKAIHDKDLAAALHFISQHSRENIQVSDVAEAVCVNRRSLERRFRRILNRSVYDEIKRVRTNLMKKMLTETDMPVAEIAYTMGFDDANHISRYFKLQTGISPLKFRKQNC